Proteins encoded within one genomic window of Fragaria vesca subsp. vesca linkage group LG1, FraVesHawaii_1.0, whole genome shotgun sequence:
- the LOC101302008 gene encoding glu S.griseus protease inhibitor-like — MKLSFPHFQGSNPQQTYYKRFITESKTQDLKNAKMAGQCVGKEDWPELLGAEGTVAKETIERENSTVKAEIVLEGTIVPADLVRVCDRVRVWVDTCGIVTRVPTIG; from the exons ATGAAGCTCTCGTTTCCTCATTTCCAAGGATCCAACCCACAGCAAACATATTACAAGAGATTCATCACAGAGAGTAAAACTCAGGATTTAAAGAACGCAAAGATGGCCGGACAATGCGTAG GTAAGGAAGATTGGCCTGAACTGTTGGGAGCTGAAGGGACAGTTGCAAAGGAAACAATTGAGAGGGAAAACTCTACAGTTAAGGCAGAGATCGTGCTCGAAGGAACAATTGTCCCTGCAGATTTAGTGAGAGTGTGTGATAGGGTTCGTGTTTGGGTTGATACATGTGGCATTGTTACCAGGGTGCCTACCATTGGTTAA